The Fusobacterium periodonticum 1_1_41FAA genomic sequence TCCTGACTACGATGATAATTTATCTAAGGCTGTAACTATTAAAAATAATACTTTACGTATTTTTACTCTTGCAGACTATATTAAAGCTGCTACTTCTACTGCATATATTTTTAGATATCAAAACAATAGATTTGAGCTTATTGGTTTAGATGCTCAAAGCATTTTAGGAGATACTGAGTATGCGAATACTAGGAATTATTCTCTTAATTTATCAACTAAAAAACTAATAATACATAATATGTCTGAAAAATTAGAAAGTAATGTGAAAAAAGAAGAAAAAATTGAAAAGAATTTAAACATTACAGAAATTTATGCTTTAGATACTATGTCAGAAACTAGTGGTGTAGATATTTTAGATAAATATGTTCATGAAATAAAAAAATAATTAACTATTTAAGAGAGAAAATTATTCTCTCTTATTTTTTTATGATATACTTTTAAATATTTATTATCATTGGAGGTAATTATGAAGAGAAAATATTTTTTCTTTAGTTTTTTATTATTTATTTTTTGTTCATTTAATTTACTAGCTATAAATTTCCCTCAAAAAGCTAGTAAAGTTGAGGACTTTATTCCTAAAGGTTGGAAAAAATTAATAGTTGAAAAAGGAGATTTAAATAAAGATAAAATTGATGATGTTGTTTTAGTAATTGAAAAAAATGATCCTAAAAATTTCAAAAAAATTGAAGACTCATCTCGTTCTAATCCTATGAATTTTAATCCAAGAATTATATTAGTTTTATTTAAAGATAAGAACTCAAAATATACTTTGGTTGCAAAAAATGATAAAAATTTCATTGTTTCTCCAGGTTATGCTTCTGAAGAAGGATTAGAAACTCTAGATTCTCCTGACTACAATGATAATTTATCTAAGGCAGTAACTATTAAAAATAATACTTTACATATTTTTACTCTTGCAGACTATATTAAATATGCTACTTCTACTACATATATTTTTAGATATCAAAACAATAGATTTGAACTTATTGGTTTAGATGCTCAAAACATTTCAGGAGATACTGAATATGTAGATACTACGAATTATTCTCTTAATTTATCAACTAAAAAACTAATAATACATAATATGTCTGAAAAATTAGAAAGTAATGTGAAAAAAGAAGAAAAAACTGAAAAGAATTTAAATATTACAGAAATTTATGCTTTAGATACTATGTCAGAAACTAGTGGTGTAGATATCTTAGATAAATATGTTTTTGAAATAAAAAAATAATTAACTATTTAAGAGAGAATATTTTTCTCTCTTATTTTTTTTTAATTTACTTGTTATAATATTAATGAATATTATTTGTACAAGATAAGGAAGATGAAAATGAAAAAAAATACTAAATGGATTGTAGAAAATAAAATAAATTATGAAAGAATTTTTGAAAATAAAGGAGAAAAAAAATTAGACTTTGTCATTGAAAGTTTAATTGAAAATAGAAATTTATCTCTTGATACAAATTTTGATTTCAATCCTTTTGATTTAAAGGATATCGACATAGCAGTAAAAAGAATTTTTAAAGCTATTGAAAATAATGAAAAAATTTATATTTATGGTGACTATGATGTCGATGGGATAACTTCTGTTTCTCTTTTATACTTGGCTCTTTCAGAATTAGGTGGAAATATAGACTACTATATTCCTTTAAGAGATGAAGGTTATGGACTAAATAAAGATGCCATCCAAAGTTTAAAAGAAGAAGAAGCTAACCTAGTTATAAGTGTTGACTGTGGAATTAATTCAATAGAAGAAATTAATTTAGCCAATGAATTAGGTTTAGATTTTATCATAACCGACCACCATGAGATAATTGGTAACTTACCAAAGGCTTTTGCTGTTATAAACCCAAAAAGAGAAGAAAATATCTATAGTTATAAGTACTTAGCAGGTGTTGGAACAGCCTTTATGCTTGTCTATGCACTATATAGTAAGTTAGATAGACTAAATGATTTGGAAAAATTCTTAGATATTGTTGCCATAGGTACTGTTGCTGATATAGTTCCTTTGACTTCTGACAATAGAAAATTTGTAAAAAGAGGTTTAAAACTTTTAAACAGCACTAGATGGATAGGAATTAAGCAACTTTTAAGAAAAGTTTTTCCAGAGGATTGGGATACTAGAGAATATTGTTCTTATGATGTAGGCTATCTTATTGCACCTATTTTCAATGCGGCTGGTCGTTTGGAAGATGCAAAGCAGGCTGTTAGTTTATTTATTGAAGAAGATGGTTTTAAATGTCTAACTATCATAGAGCAACTTTTAGCAAATAATAGTGAAAGAAAAAATATTCAAAAAAAGATTTTAGAGGCTTCTGTTGCTGAAATTGAGAAAAAAGAGCTATATAATAAAAACTTAATTTTAGTTGCTAACAAGTCTTTTCATCATGGAGTTATAGGGATAGTTGCTTCTAAAATTTTAGATAAATATTACAAGCCAAGTATAATTATGGAAATTAAAGAAAGTGAAGGAGTTGCAACTGCTTCTTGTAGAAGTATTGATGGCTTAAACATAGTTGAATGTCTAAATTCTGTTTCTGATATCCTAGTTAAATATGGAGGACACTCAGGAGCAGCAGGTTTTACCATAAAAATTGAAAATATAGAAGAATTCTATCAAAGAGTTGATAAATATATTGGAGAAAACTTTTCTAAGGACTTATTTGTTAAGAATATAAAAATTGAAAATATACTTGCACCTTACAAAGTAAACTATGAATTTTTAAGGGAATTAGAAATCCTAGAACCTTATGGTGCTAAAAATCATACTCCTATTTTTGCTTTTAAAAATTGTGAATATGAAAATTTAAGATTTACAAGAAATAGTACTGAGCATTTAATGTTAGATATAAAGAAAGATAATTATTACTTTAAAAATTGTATTTTCTTCGGTGGTGGAGATTACTATGATATAATTGCTAATTCAAAGAAAATTGATGTGGCTTTTAAATTGAAATTAGAAACTTTTAAAGATAGATATATGTGTAAACTTCAACTTGAAGATATTAAAAATTCTATGGAAAACACAGATTTTAATGATAATTATTTAGAATTAAATGGAAGAGATATTTCTTTCCCCATACGTACTGTAGTCTATCCTAAAAGACCTGATGTAGAAAATCCTTTAAATCTTATTTTTAACGACTATGGACTTGCTATTACTAAGGATAGAACTATTATTGAAAATATAGATGTCAATTTGGCTAATATTTTAAAAGTTTTGAAAAATGAATTTAACTATAATTTTTCTGTTGAAATAGAAAAAAAATATCTAAAAACTGAAAATATAAATTTGCATTTAAAAATTGATATTGATAGAAATATTATTTTAAAAACTTTCCCTGTAAAAGAGGCTCTAATATTTCAAGAAATAAAGAAAGAATTAATTTCTAACTTTGACTATAACTCTATACAAAAGAAAGTTTTAGCTTCAATCTTTAAAGATAAAAAAGCTACTCTTGTTGTTATGGAAAAAGGAAGAGGTATAAGAACTATTATTGAAACTATAAAGAAATACTATCTATATAAAGGAAAGACTATTTCTATTAATGATAGCTCTAAAAAAGCTGATTTTTATATATTTACTTTTGATTTTAAACATGAAGTTGACTTAGAAAATGTTATGCAAACTATAGGAAAATATAATTCTAATAATGTATTGATTATCACAAATAAAGAATTTGAACTTCCGAAATTCAATACTATTAAAGATGAATACACTGTTGCTAAAAATATTGAATATCTACCTTACTCTGAAATTGATAAAATTAAAAAGTCTGATATTTTTTATTATCCATTCTTAACAAATGAAGAAAAAGAAAAGATTTTAAATTTAATAAGCCAAGAAAAGAAGATTTTTTCAACAAGAGAAATAATCGTTCATTTTTAAGACTTGATATTTATTAGTTTTTATTTTATAATTACTTATAATGTATTGAATTTATTAATATTATAAAAAGGAGGATAAGACTTGTATATTTACTAACAGTATATTACACAGTCTTGACAAAGAAATGAAAAAGTTTATTAAGTTTTTATTGATGGCAATTGGTATGGTTATGTTTGTTGCT encodes the following:
- the recJ gene encoding single-stranded-DNA-specific exonuclease RecJ, with the protein product MKKNTKWIVENKINYERIFENKGEKKLDFVIESLIENRNLSLDTNFDFNPFDLKDIDIAVKRIFKAIENNEKIYIYGDYDVDGITSVSLLYLALSELGGNIDYYIPLRDEGYGLNKDAIQSLKEEEANLVISVDCGINSIEEINLANELGLDFIITDHHEIIGNLPKAFAVINPKREENIYSYKYLAGVGTAFMLVYALYSKLDRLNDLEKFLDIVAIGTVADIVPLTSDNRKFVKRGLKLLNSTRWIGIKQLLRKVFPEDWDTREYCSYDVGYLIAPIFNAAGRLEDAKQAVSLFIEEDGFKCLTIIEQLLANNSERKNIQKKILEASVAEIEKKELYNKNLILVANKSFHHGVIGIVASKILDKYYKPSIIMEIKESEGVATASCRSIDGLNIVECLNSVSDILVKYGGHSGAAGFTIKIENIEEFYQRVDKYIGENFSKDLFVKNIKIENILAPYKVNYEFLRELEILEPYGAKNHTPIFAFKNCEYENLRFTRNSTEHLMLDIKKDNYYFKNCIFFGGGDYYDIIANSKKIDVAFKLKLETFKDRYMCKLQLEDIKNSMENTDFNDNYLELNGRDISFPIRTVVYPKRPDVENPLNLIFNDYGLAITKDRTIIENIDVNLANILKVLKNEFNYNFSVEIEKKYLKTENINLHLKIDIDRNIILKTFPVKEALIFQEIKKELISNFDYNSIQKKVLASIFKDKKATLVVMEKGRGIRTIIETIKKYYLYKGKTISINDSSKKADFYIFTFDFKHEVDLENVMQTIGKYNSNNVLIITNKEFELPKFNTIKDEYTVAKNIEYLPYSEIDKIKKSDIFYYPFLTNEEKEKILNLISQEKKIFSTREIIVHF